TACGCCTGTTTTGGTGGGTCCAGAGGGTCATCTGTTTACAGGTGGGTTGTGGCTTTGAAGACGGAATCAACCGCCCCAAAAAGCGTTGGTAAATGTGCCAAGGCGAAGTCCGTTCGGTTTTGTGTGAACGTATCACCGATAAGTCGCCCAAATTGCCATAACGTTCCATCGGTGACAATTCCGTATACCGGAAAAGTAGTGCTTCCATTCATTTCTTTCGCGTTTATTCTTTGAGCAGCTATCAACTCCGCCAGACATTGTCCCCATCCCTGTTCAAAATCGTTTTTCTTTGCCTCAACAAGGAGTATCAGCGGGCTTCCGACGACGGTTTTGCCTAATTCGGATCGGGTAGAAATAAAATAATCCGGCGTTCCGTTCAAGATTTCATCATAAATGATGGCTTGCTTTATCCAGAGGGCGTATCGATCGGCATAAACTTTGTAGGTCTCCTTCAAAACAGGAAAGATAATTGTTTCACACCGTGCAGCTTCAGAGGCGAAAACATGGATGTGGTCCCGTGTAAATTCAAAGTCTCTCAAGAATTCCGCTGATGGACTTGACGGTTCACTTTCAACAAAGTCGTCTTCTGAGTATGTGATATTGAACCTTTCTTGCACTTCAGAGATTGTCTTGAAATCGCTAAATGCCATGGCTGTGTCTCCAAATTAAAATGTGACGCGCCTATAAATGTCGCGAAGCGGAAGTGCGCAATCAATAGAAATAAGCGGTAACACATCTGTAAGTTTACGGAATTCCGTTGAAATCCACTCCGTGCCTTGACGAAGATAGTGTTCCACGCGCACTTTATCTTCTGAAATCAGGATGTATTCTTGCCAGGCGGGAATCTGCCGATAACGTGCGAATTTTTCACCTCGATCATCGGCTTCGGTTGATGGGGAGAGTACCTCCACAACAATACGCGGATTGAGGAGCGTGTCGAAAACGTGGTCTTCAAAGCGGAGTTCCTTACAGGCAACGACCACATCTGGATAAAAGTAGGAAGTTGTCGTGCCAGCCTTGACACGCATGTCGCCGATGAAGGCTTCGCACTCACTATCGATTAATTGATTGGAAATCCCATTAAACACATCCCCCGTGATGCGATTGTGCGAGCGACTGGCACCAGACATTGCGACTATTTCTCCTTTGATGAACTCATTTTTGAAGGGTGCTTTGCGCTCAATGGTGATGTAATCTTTGGGAGTTAGGCGAGTTCGTGCAGCAGCAGATACCATAGTTTCCTCCACGAATCTGATCGCATTGCTAATATATCAACTCAAATTCACTGTGAATATTATAATAGGTAATCCATTGCAAAATCAACGAAATTCCATAATTGTCTCAATCTAATGGGAACAGCGGGCGACGGATGTCGTGATATTCAAAATGTAGCGGGTTCACGGCAGTCAAGCCAGGTGTGTCTACCTCGATAATCTGTCCTGCAATGGGTTCATAGGCAGCGCGATAGGCAACCGCGGCTTTCACGACGATCATCCGCATCTCCGTTGGATCGATACCGAGACTGTAGAGTTGCTGGAGACTAAACGGGGTCTGCCGCCGACTCGTCAGGACAACCAGAGAATCTCCGACTGCCACGACAGTTGTCAAGCCCTGATTGTGGTATCTCTGACCGCCGTGCCGAGGTTGCGTTTCTATGTACTGACCGTCATGGATGAGACGGACAGTGCCGCGAATCGGGACAGGATCGCCGTGCAGGTCGTCCGCTTTTCCACCGACTTCAAGCGAAAC
This DNA window, taken from Candidatus Poribacteria bacterium, encodes the following:
- a CDS encoding Uma2 family endonuclease translates to MVSAAARTRLTPKDYITIERKAPFKNEFIKGEIVAMSGASRSHNRITGDVFNGISNQLIDSECEAFIGDMRVKAGTTTSYFYPDVVVACKELRFEDHVFDTLLNPRIVVEVLSPSTEADDRGEKFARYRQIPAWQEYILISEDKVRVEHYLRQGTEWISTEFRKLTDVLPLISIDCALPLRDIYRRVTF